A stretch of the Propionispora vibrioides genome encodes the following:
- a CDS encoding C-terminal binding protein encodes MQPLIWIIDEEWPDYETEKDVLARKFPDCTIRFSGEQFAADLADFGKKADAIICQVNIAMSADVIKELENCKVIAVYGAGYDKVDVRSAKDKGILVTNVPGYCNEDLSDYVMASIYHFNKQLTDWQLPIKQGLWGAQAVNHPVKRVSKSTLFIIGFGKIGWMTARKAKALGMRVLAYGPHLTTETAKTYGVENVDFDTGLAQADYVSVHTPFTEATASLLSYKDFNKMKPTAYFINTSRGGVVNQKDLLQAVREKKIAGAVLDVLQQEPPDRRDVILRCPQILVTPHISYLSEEALAELKYRAADNAAKVLAGEPTADVVAI; translated from the coding sequence TTGCAACCGCTTATTTGGATTATTGATGAAGAGTGGCCTGATTATGAAACTGAGAAAGATGTTTTAGCCCGTAAATTTCCTGATTGTACCATTCGGTTTTCCGGAGAGCAGTTTGCTGCCGATCTGGCTGATTTCGGGAAAAAGGCAGATGCCATTATCTGCCAGGTTAATATTGCTATGTCGGCGGATGTCATTAAAGAATTAGAAAACTGTAAAGTCATTGCGGTATATGGCGCCGGTTATGACAAGGTAGATGTAAGAAGTGCTAAAGATAAAGGAATTCTGGTTACCAATGTGCCGGGGTATTGTAATGAAGACCTGTCGGATTATGTGATGGCCAGCATCTATCATTTCAATAAACAACTGACTGACTGGCAGTTGCCGATCAAACAGGGCTTATGGGGGGCACAGGCCGTTAACCACCCGGTAAAGCGGGTCAGCAAATCAACGCTCTTTATTATCGGATTTGGCAAAATCGGCTGGATGACAGCAAGGAAGGCAAAAGCTCTAGGGATGAGAGTGCTGGCTTACGGCCCGCATTTGACGACGGAAACAGCGAAAACATACGGAGTCGAAAATGTGGACTTCGATACGGGACTGGCTCAGGCTGACTATGTCAGTGTGCACACTCCTTTTACCGAGGCTACGGCTTCGCTCCTTTCCTATAAAGATTTTAATAAAATGAAACCGACTGCCTATTTTATCAACACGTCGCGCGGCGGTGTGGTAAACCAGAAAGATCTGCTACAGGCAGTCCGGGAAAAGAAGATTGCCGGAGCTGTGCTGGATGTGCTGCAGCAGGAACCGCCTGATCGTCGTGATGTCATTTTGCGCTGCCCGCAGATTTTAGTGACCCCTCATATTTCCTATTTATCGGAAGAGGCGCTTGCTGAACTGAAATACCGGGCGGCAGACAATGCGGCGAAAGTTCTGGCGGGAGAACCTACGGCGGATGTTGTTGCAATCTAG
- a CDS encoding ABC transporter substrate-binding protein: MCKSFRNVFSLVMVLALVAALFAGCGGSKETKPAETAAKAYNGTVKIGASSWIGYAPLYVAVEKGFFKKHGVDVEMQTIQSAGDRKTALAADKIQGMASTVDTQVMTQAAGIKIVQMLALDTSSGGDGVVAKKEIASLKDLKGKTVGLDTTGGASYFWFQYLLGKEGLSFNDIKVQSMTAGDAGAAFVAGKIDAAVTWQPWLTNATKTSFGHVLVSSKETPGVIVDSLALRKDFVDKYPDSVEGIVKGWYDAIEYMKTNPEDANKIMAKAMGQSVEEFTQSLPDVEFYDQAGNKTYFGTDGKKGLIYEVSEKAADLWLKEKLIQEKPNLDEMINGSFIVK, translated from the coding sequence ATGTGTAAATCATTTAGAAACGTATTCTCTCTGGTGATGGTCCTTGCGCTTGTCGCTGCGTTGTTTGCCGGCTGCGGCGGTAGTAAGGAAACGAAGCCGGCGGAAACAGCCGCCAAAGCCTACAACGGTACGGTGAAAATTGGCGCTTCTTCCTGGATTGGCTACGCGCCGCTGTATGTAGCCGTAGAAAAAGGATTCTTTAAGAAGCATGGTGTTGATGTAGAGATGCAAACCATTCAAAGCGCCGGCGACAGAAAGACCGCCCTGGCGGCTGACAAAATTCAAGGGATGGCCAGTACGGTGGATACCCAGGTTATGACCCAGGCAGCCGGCATTAAAATCGTTCAGATGCTGGCGCTGGATACTTCCAGCGGCGGTGACGGTGTGGTGGCTAAAAAGGAAATCGCCAGCCTGAAGGATTTAAAAGGCAAAACGGTTGGGTTGGACACCACCGGTGGTGCCAGCTACTTCTGGTTCCAGTATTTACTGGGTAAAGAAGGCTTAAGCTTCAATGACATCAAGGTTCAGAGCATGACGGCCGGTGATGCCGGGGCAGCCTTTGTAGCCGGCAAAATTGACGCGGCCGTAACCTGGCAGCCTTGGCTGACCAATGCTACCAAAACAAGTTTCGGTCATGTGCTGGTTTCCAGCAAGGAAACTCCCGGGGTCATTGTGGATTCCCTGGCATTACGCAAGGATTTTGTCGATAAATACCCGGACAGTGTGGAAGGTATTGTAAAGGGCTGGTATGACGCCATTGAATATATGAAGACCAATCCGGAGGATGCCAATAAAATTATGGCCAAGGCTATGGGCCAGTCGGTTGAAGAGTTTACCCAATCGCTGCCTGATGTAGAGTTTTATGATCAGGCCGGCAATAAGACTTATTTCGGCACTGACGGTAAGAAAGGCCTGATTTACGAAGTGAGTGAAAAGGCCGCCGACTTGTGGCTGAAGGAAAAACTGATTCAGGAAAAACCCAATCTTGACGAAATGATCAATGGCAGCTTCATAGTCAAATAA
- the hutI gene encoding imidazolonepropionase produces the protein MKGVVIQNAAEVVTPVGGQAKFGREMNDLSRIEHASVVIEDGMIQAVDQTAVIASRYDLRQYERIDAAGQSVIPGFVDSHTHFLFGGYRADEFMLRLTGSTYMELMAAGGGIGSTVRHTRQTGREELYRLGKDRLDAMLAFGITTVEGKSGYGLERETELKQLTVMQALAQDHPLELVSTFMGAHAVPPEYRGREESYIDFLLAEVLPVVKERGLAEFCDVFCEQGVFSLEQSRRLLLQARELGFGLKLHADEICSLGGAELAGELQAVSAEHLLHASKDGIQALARNRVIATLLPSTAFCLNEPFAAARSMIDSGCAVALASDFNPGSCFSYSVPLLLALACIKMKMTAEEALTALTLNGAAALNRAERLGSIEPGKQADLLILKYPSYKFLIYHTGINVVQKVIKKGCLLCTNR, from the coding sequence ATGAAAGGTGTAGTCATACAAAATGCCGCGGAAGTAGTGACGCCGGTGGGAGGGCAGGCTAAATTCGGTCGGGAGATGAATGATCTTAGCCGGATAGAGCATGCTTCCGTTGTGATTGAGGATGGAATGATTCAGGCGGTAGACCAGACGGCGGTGATTGCCTCCCGGTATGATCTGCGTCAGTATGAGCGGATTGATGCCGCTGGTCAGAGTGTCATTCCCGGTTTCGTGGACTCGCACACTCATTTCCTATTTGGCGGATACCGGGCGGATGAGTTTATGCTACGACTTACAGGCAGTACTTATATGGAACTTATGGCTGCCGGCGGCGGTATCGGCAGTACGGTACGGCATACCCGGCAAACCGGCAGAGAGGAATTATACCGGCTGGGAAAAGATCGTCTGGACGCCATGCTGGCGTTCGGGATCACCACGGTAGAAGGCAAAAGCGGTTACGGTCTGGAGCGGGAAACGGAGCTCAAACAGTTGACTGTCATGCAGGCGTTGGCGCAGGACCATCCACTGGAACTGGTTAGCACGTTTATGGGAGCCCATGCTGTTCCGCCGGAATATCGCGGCCGGGAGGAGTCCTATATTGACTTTTTATTGGCAGAGGTGCTGCCTGTCGTCAAGGAAAGAGGTTTGGCTGAGTTTTGTGATGTGTTTTGCGAGCAGGGTGTTTTTTCACTGGAACAGTCCCGGCGATTGTTGCTGCAAGCCCGGGAATTAGGCTTTGGTCTTAAGCTTCATGCCGATGAGATTTGCTCGCTGGGCGGGGCTGAGCTGGCCGGTGAATTGCAAGCCGTTTCTGCCGAGCATTTATTGCATGCTTCTAAGGACGGAATACAGGCGTTGGCCCGCAACCGGGTGATTGCCACCTTGCTGCCCAGTACGGCTTTTTGTTTGAATGAGCCCTTTGCGGCAGCCCGCAGCATGATTGATTCCGGATGTGCGGTGGCCCTGGCCAGTGATTTCAATCCGGGAAGTTGTTTTAGCTATTCGGTGCCGCTGCTTTTGGCCCTGGCCTGTATCAAGATGAAAATGACGGCGGAAGAGGCGCTTACGGCCCTGACACTGAACGGCGCCGCCGCCTTGAACCGGGCGGAACGGCTAGGAAGTATTGAGCCAGGGAAGCAGGCCGACCTGCTGATCTTAAAGTATCCGAGCTACAAATTTTTAATCTATCATACGGGTATCAACGTTGTGCAAAAAGTAATCAAAAAAGGGTGTTTGCTATGTACAAACAGGTAG
- a CDS encoding urocanate hydratase — MAYQKQIKDAMQIRLDEALPDMPEFAPHIRRAPARKFNLSKEQTEIALKNALRYIEPQYHEQIIPEFLDELINRGRIYGYRFRPSGRIYGRPVTEYKGCCLEGKAFQVMMDNNLDFEVALYPYELVTYGETGSVCQNWMQYRLIKKYLESMTQDQTLVVQSGHPLGLFKSHPGAPRVIITNSMMVGMFDNQESWETAAQMGVANYGQMTAGGWMYIGPQGIVHGTYNTLLNVGRMHYQVPVDGDLRGLLFVSSGLGGMSGAQPKAIEIANGVGIIAEVDESRIHTRLQQGWIQKSSSDLAEVFAWAAQAMREKKALSIAYHGNIVDLLEYAVASKIKIPILSDQTSCHAVYEGGYCPQGISFAERTELLSKDRIRFKQLVDRTLQRHYELIKACVAQGTYFFDYGNSFLKAVYDAGVKEISKNGRDEKDGFVYPSYVEDIMGPQLFDYGYGPFRWVCLSGKESDLLKTDQAALECIDPSRRYQDRDNYNWIRDAEKNRLVVGTKARILYQDAEGRMAVALKFNELVRKGDIGPVMLGRDHHDVSGTDSPFRETANIKDGSNVMADMAVQCYAGNAARGMSLIALHNGGGVGIGKSINGGFGLVLDGSTRVDEIIKSAMLWDVMGGVARRNWARNEHSIATSLEYNQRYRGVSQITLPYVADDQLVAKQVKKYWKE, encoded by the coding sequence ATGGCTTATCAAAAGCAGATTAAAGACGCCATGCAGATCAGGCTTGATGAAGCTCTGCCGGATATGCCGGAATTCGCCCCCCATATCCGCAGGGCACCGGCCAGAAAATTCAACTTATCCAAGGAACAGACGGAGATCGCGTTAAAAAATGCGTTGCGCTATATTGAGCCTCAGTATCATGAGCAAATAATTCCCGAGTTTTTAGATGAACTGATCAACCGGGGCAGAATATACGGCTATCGTTTTCGACCGTCCGGCAGAATCTATGGCCGTCCGGTCACGGAATACAAGGGATGCTGTCTGGAGGGAAAGGCTTTCCAGGTGATGATGGACAATAACCTGGATTTTGAGGTGGCTTTGTATCCCTATGAACTGGTCACCTATGGTGAAACGGGTAGCGTCTGTCAGAACTGGATGCAATACCGGCTCATAAAAAAATATCTGGAGAGCATGACACAAGACCAGACACTGGTGGTACAGTCCGGACATCCCCTGGGACTGTTTAAGTCGCATCCCGGCGCTCCACGGGTTATTATTACCAATTCGATGATGGTTGGTATGTTCGACAATCAGGAAAGCTGGGAAACGGCAGCGCAAATGGGAGTAGCCAATTACGGGCAAATGACCGCCGGCGGCTGGATGTATATCGGCCCGCAGGGCATTGTCCACGGCACATATAACACGTTGCTTAATGTCGGCCGTATGCATTATCAGGTTCCGGTTGACGGTGATTTAAGAGGGTTGTTGTTTGTCAGCTCCGGTCTTGGCGGGATGAGCGGGGCACAACCTAAAGCTATTGAGATTGCCAACGGTGTGGGCATTATTGCCGAGGTGGATGAATCCAGGATCCATACCCGTTTGCAGCAAGGCTGGATACAAAAGTCATCCAGCGATTTGGCGGAAGTGTTTGCCTGGGCTGCTCAGGCCATGCGGGAGAAAAAAGCCCTGTCCATCGCCTATCACGGCAATATTGTCGATTTGCTGGAATATGCGGTAGCCAGTAAGATTAAAATCCCCATCCTGTCCGATCAAACCTCCTGTCATGCTGTATATGAAGGTGGCTATTGTCCTCAGGGAATTTCCTTCGCCGAACGTACCGAGTTATTAAGCAAGGACCGGATACGGTTTAAGCAATTGGTAGATCGAACGCTGCAAAGGCATTATGAGCTGATTAAAGCCTGTGTCGCTCAGGGGACGTATTTTTTTGATTATGGAAATTCTTTTTTGAAAGCTGTCTATGATGCCGGCGTAAAAGAAATATCCAAAAACGGCAGGGACGAAAAAGACGGTTTTGTTTACCCATCCTATGTGGAAGACATTATGGGACCGCAGCTATTTGATTACGGTTACGGACCGTTTCGCTGGGTATGCTTAAGCGGCAAGGAAAGTGATTTGTTAAAGACTGATCAGGCGGCGCTGGAATGTATAGATCCTTCCCGGCGCTATCAGGATAGAGACAATTACAACTGGATCAGGGATGCCGAAAAGAATCGACTCGTAGTTGGCACTAAGGCCCGGATTCTATATCAGGATGCCGAGGGCCGAATGGCTGTCGCTCTTAAGTTTAATGAACTGGTTCGCAAGGGGGACATCGGGCCGGTTATGCTGGGCCGTGATCATCACGATGTCAGCGGTACTGATTCACCGTTTAGAGAGACGGCCAATATCAAGGACGGCAGTAATGTCATGGCCGATATGGCAGTTCAGTGTTACGCCGGGAATGCGGCAAGAGGGATGAGCCTGATTGCCCTGCATAACGGCGGTGGCGTGGGCATTGGCAAATCTATTAACGGTGGGTTTGGCCTGGTCCTGGATGGCAGTACCCGGGTGGATGAGATTATCAAAAGCGCCATGCTGTGGGATGTTATGGGCGGCGTTGCCCGGCGCAACTGGGCCCGTAACGAGCATTCCATCGCAACCTCCCTGGAGTACAATCAGAGGTACCGGGGGGTAAGCCAAATCACGCTGCCCTATGTAGCTGACGATCAGTTGGTTGCGAAGCAGGTCAAAAAATATTGGAAAGAATGA
- a CDS encoding 2-oxoacid:acceptor oxidoreductase family protein yields the protein MMSCDIYIVGVGGQGVLTIAEIISSVAFKKGISCNFYPTKGMAQRGGFVKAQLRLGRKAVGPNIPQQEADLVISMELSESLKAIRYLKPGADFLLYGSKWEPAAVMLGRAPYPSLSQVGREVKDAGGKLHYLSPELLPEFQGRPVRDNLFVMGAIFGSTGAELGFTAEEVKEDIAGRWPKAAEQNLFAFQAGVKAVTQENVDILA from the coding sequence ATGATGAGCTGTGATATTTATATTGTGGGCGTTGGCGGTCAAGGGGTGTTGACCATCGCCGAAATTATTTCCAGTGTGGCGTTTAAGAAGGGGATTTCCTGTAATTTTTATCCGACAAAAGGGATGGCACAGCGCGGCGGTTTTGTCAAAGCGCAGCTCCGTCTGGGTCGCAAGGCCGTTGGCCCCAATATCCCGCAGCAGGAAGCCGATCTGGTTATATCCATGGAGTTGTCGGAATCGCTAAAAGCCATTCGCTATCTAAAACCGGGTGCAGATTTCTTGCTGTACGGTTCGAAATGGGAGCCTGCCGCCGTTATGCTTGGTAGAGCGCCTTATCCCTCGCTGTCACAGGTGGGCAGGGAAGTGAAGGATGCCGGCGGTAAACTGCATTATCTGTCGCCTGAGCTTCTCCCGGAGTTTCAGGGGAGGCCGGTACGGGACAATCTGTTTGTAATGGGTGCTATTTTTGGCAGTACCGGGGCTGAACTGGGATTTACGGCGGAAGAGGTAAAGGAAGACATTGCTGGGCGCTGGCCGAAAGCGGCGGAGCAGAACCTGTTTGCTTTTCAGGCAGGGGTGAAAGCCGTAACTCAGGAGAATGTGGATATTTTAGCATAA
- a CDS encoding thiamine pyrophosphate-dependent enzyme, whose product MTAKMVSGNEAIALGALRAGVKVIAGYPGTPSTEVIASLWNKELPGTSVEWSTNEKVAFEVAAASAMVGSRAMCTMKMSGVNVAYDSIIGIAYSGCTGGLVIYVADDPGVNAGMCEQDSRDFAVMADMPMLEPGTLQEAYDLTKYAFVLSEAIQSPVFIRSTTNVAQSHGMVEVEERVLPANKNPGLERNIAKYTKAGAVIAMTQHRELLERLDKAKQEITAARWDRLKLAKQPGGLGIVSVGVVNSYVDEALSLADELQLSLPEPSTLQLTHTIPFAVDEMKELLSHCSTVLVAEELEPLLENRLYMEAYKLGVKVTIVGKNDATFSRIGEYDAKLILQGICKALNLACPQEALAPDMQPEQHAAARPITTCAGCPHRGTYMAINKAIRNLKYKSSEIIVTGDIGCTILGINPPFNTLWTEVSMGASIPMAQGFIYGGVAKPVLATIGDSTFFHAGIPGLINAIQHNVNLTVIVMDNGWTAMTGMQVNPGTILDYQQTSCRQLDLAKVIAGLGVDHLTIVDPYDLKATTAAIEKSIGLSGVKVILARRECAIQASRRKVAYEPVTVKMEACTKCKSCIVITGCPAISLGEAAVAIDQAQCNGCGLCMAVCPTAAIVKEGKYDEL is encoded by the coding sequence ATGACAGCGAAAATGGTCAGTGGGAATGAAGCCATCGCCTTAGGTGCCTTGCGTGCCGGCGTCAAAGTAATAGCGGGATATCCGGGGACTCCTTCGACGGAAGTGATTGCCAGTCTCTGGAATAAAGAACTTCCCGGAACCAGCGTTGAGTGGAGTACCAATGAAAAGGTGGCTTTTGAAGTAGCCGCTGCCAGTGCAATGGTCGGTTCAAGGGCTATGTGCACCATGAAAATGTCGGGAGTCAATGTGGCGTATGATTCCATTATTGGTATTGCCTATTCGGGCTGTACCGGTGGCTTGGTTATTTATGTAGCGGACGATCCGGGTGTAAATGCCGGCATGTGTGAGCAGGATTCCCGCGATTTTGCCGTTATGGCGGATATGCCGATGCTGGAACCGGGGACATTGCAGGAAGCTTATGATTTAACCAAGTATGCCTTTGTCTTGTCGGAAGCTATCCAGTCGCCGGTCTTTATCCGTTCGACAACCAATGTTGCCCAGTCTCACGGCATGGTGGAGGTGGAAGAACGGGTTCTGCCGGCGAATAAAAACCCTGGGTTGGAGAGAAATATTGCCAAATACACCAAGGCCGGAGCGGTTATCGCCATGACTCAGCACCGTGAATTGCTGGAGCGGTTGGACAAGGCCAAGCAAGAGATCACCGCCGCGCGCTGGGATCGTCTGAAGCTGGCCAAGCAGCCGGGCGGCCTGGGGATCGTTTCAGTCGGTGTTGTAAACAGCTATGTGGATGAGGCGCTCAGTCTTGCCGACGAACTGCAGCTTTCGCTGCCGGAACCTTCCACTTTGCAGCTCACTCATACCATTCCCTTTGCGGTGGATGAGATGAAGGAGCTGTTGTCCCACTGTTCCACCGTGCTGGTTGCCGAGGAACTGGAGCCTTTACTGGAAAATCGTCTGTACATGGAAGCCTATAAACTGGGTGTTAAGGTTACTATTGTCGGTAAAAATGATGCAACTTTCAGCCGCATCGGTGAGTACGATGCAAAACTGATTTTGCAGGGAATTTGTAAGGCACTTAACCTGGCTTGTCCGCAGGAAGCATTGGCGCCGGACATGCAACCGGAACAACATGCCGCCGCCCGCCCGATCACCACCTGCGCCGGTTGCCCGCATCGCGGCACCTATATGGCTATTAATAAAGCCATCCGCAATCTAAAGTATAAAAGCAGTGAAATCATCGTTACCGGTGATATCGGCTGTACCATATTAGGCATCAACCCGCCATTCAACACGCTTTGGACCGAAGTGTCCATGGGCGCCAGCATCCCGATGGCCCAGGGGTTTATTTACGGCGGTGTGGCAAAGCCAGTACTGGCTACTATCGGTGATTCTACCTTTTTTCATGCGGGTATTCCGGGCTTGATCAATGCCATTCAACATAATGTAAATTTGACAGTTATCGTGATGGATAATGGTTGGACGGCCATGACCGGCATGCAGGTTAATCCGGGCACTATTCTCGATTATCAGCAGACTTCCTGTCGGCAGCTTGATTTGGCGAAAGTGATTGCCGGATTGGGTGTGGATCACTTGACTATAGTTGATCCTTATGATCTAAAGGCCACCACGGCGGCTATCGAAAAATCAATCGGCCTCTCTGGAGTCAAAGTTATATTGGCCCGGCGCGAATGTGCCATTCAGGCTTCCCGCCGTAAAGTTGCTTACGAACCGGTAACCGTAAAAATGGAAGCTTGCACCAAGTGCAAAAGCTGTATTGTTATCACCGGTTGTCCGGCAATCAGTCTGGGCGAGGCTGCCGTTGCGATAGATCAGGCGCAGTGCAATGGCTGCGGCCTCTGTATGGCCGTTTGTCCTACAGCGGCTATAGTAAAGGAGGGCAAATATGATGAGCTGTGA
- a CDS encoding ABC transporter permease, whose product MYKQVEVAKGAEFMVKYNSEDKALFSTIKDSFTPRQSITPQVYAVLGAATFGAVFILWGLLTYSGMVDALFMPTPTAAAQAAVKLFAELGYSQDILITIIRVMAGFVIAAMVAVPLGILIGTYTPVEALLEPIMSFVRYLPASAFIPLFILWIGVDEPEKIAVIITGSLPQLVLMVAVATRKVSGDLIEVAYTLGTSKAAVLWKIILPASMPAILDAVRMVLGWAWTYVIVAELVGASSGIGYMIIQSQRMLSTANIFVGILSIGLIGLAFDYCFKMLQRKLFPWS is encoded by the coding sequence ATGTACAAACAGGTAGAAGTAGCGAAAGGAGCGGAGTTTATGGTTAAGTATAACAGTGAAGATAAAGCTCTGTTCTCCACGATTAAAGATTCATTTACCCCGCGGCAAAGCATCACGCCGCAGGTATATGCTGTTTTAGGCGCCGCTACGTTTGGCGCGGTGTTTATCCTGTGGGGCCTGTTGACGTATAGCGGTATGGTCGATGCTCTGTTCATGCCTACGCCAACGGCAGCGGCGCAGGCTGCAGTAAAGCTGTTTGCCGAACTGGGATATAGTCAGGATATTCTTATTACCATTATCCGGGTTATGGCCGGGTTTGTTATCGCCGCCATGGTGGCTGTACCGCTGGGCATTCTGATTGGAACCTATACCCCGGTGGAAGCCTTGCTGGAGCCGATTATGTCCTTTGTCCGCTATCTGCCGGCATCGGCGTTTATTCCGCTGTTCATTTTGTGGATCGGTGTGGATGAACCGGAGAAGATTGCTGTTATTATTACCGGCAGTCTGCCGCAACTGGTCTTAATGGTGGCCGTGGCTACCAGAAAGGTTTCCGGTGATTTAATTGAAGTTGCCTATACCCTGGGAACTTCCAAGGCGGCAGTGCTCTGGAAAATTATCCTGCCGGCCAGTATGCCGGCTATTTTGGACGCAGTACGCATGGTGCTGGGCTGGGCCTGGACCTATGTGATTGTGGCCGAACTGGTTGGTGCTTCTTCCGGTATTGGCTATATGATTATTCAATCACAGCGGATGCTGTCAACGGCCAATATATTTGTCGGCATTTTGTCTATTGGTTTAATTGGCCTGGCCTTTGATTATTGCTTTAAAATGCTGCAGCGCAAATTATTTCCCTGGAGCTGA
- a CDS encoding HutD/Ves family protein, with translation MHNHFVSIVRGHECKTTAWSGGATTELLIDPPGASYQERNFSWRLSVATVDDPESIFTALPEVKRILLLLRGQVRLVHEGHYETALRPFTQDTFWGDWRTHCYGRATDFNLMTRTPYRGSVAPLFLTGQEPQRLTFDQDITGETGILVLYVWQGGLTVSVDGRNYRLRAGDVCRIEAGQGETPSVILVNRDRKPAKGVITTIYKERKDG, from the coding sequence ATGCATAACCATTTTGTCAGCATTGTACGAGGTCATGAGTGTAAAACCACAGCCTGGTCGGGCGGTGCGACCACCGAATTATTAATCGATCCGCCCGGAGCTTCCTATCAGGAAAGAAATTTTTCCTGGCGCCTGAGCGTGGCAACGGTAGATGATCCGGAATCGATTTTTACAGCCTTGCCTGAGGTAAAAAGAATCCTGCTCTTATTGCGGGGCCAGGTCCGGCTGGTCCATGAGGGGCATTATGAGACAGCTCTGCGGCCATTTACGCAGGATACGTTTTGGGGAGACTGGCGGACCCATTGTTATGGCCGGGCAACCGATTTTAACCTGATGACCCGTACGCCTTATCGCGGCAGCGTTGCTCCGCTTTTTCTTACAGGACAGGAGCCGCAGCGGCTTACATTTGATCAGGATATTACCGGTGAGACCGGTATCCTGGTTTTATATGTTTGGCAGGGCGGTTTGACTGTCAGTGTGGATGGCCGGAATTATCGGCTCAGGGCCGGCGATGTTTGCCGAATTGAGGCCGGACAGGGAGAAACTCCGTCTGTCATTTTGGTTAACCGGGATAGGAAGCCTGCCAAAGGTGTGATTACTACGATTTATAAAGAGAGAAAAGATGGATAG
- a CDS encoding ABC transporter ATP-binding protein: METSHDYLVVYGVTKEFETQGKTITALDETYLSVAPNEFVSILGPSGCGKSTLLRMVGGLTKPTRGQIILDRKEIKEPGADRGMVFQAYTLFPWLTVEENIEYGLTQKQMPKQERRDIARSYVDIVGLRGFEKSYPKALSGGMKQRVALARALANNPEILLLDEPFGALDMQTRGLMQELLLDVWQKYPKTILMVTHDIEEAVFLADRVVVMTSRPGSIKEIINVELPRPRDYHVKISEQFIEYKRQAMELIHEESVKSIHA, translated from the coding sequence ATGGAAACGAGCCATGATTATTTGGTGGTTTATGGTGTGACCAAAGAGTTTGAAACACAGGGAAAAACCATAACGGCGCTGGACGAAACCTATTTGAGTGTTGCCCCCAACGAGTTTGTTTCCATATTGGGACCGTCGGGCTGTGGCAAATCCACGCTGCTCAGAATGGTGGGCGGCTTGACCAAACCGACCAGGGGACAAATCATTCTTGATCGGAAAGAAATTAAAGAGCCGGGCGCCGACCGGGGTATGGTGTTCCAGGCCTATACGTTATTTCCCTGGCTGACGGTTGAGGAGAATATTGAATACGGTTTGACGCAGAAACAGATGCCCAAGCAAGAACGCCGGGACATTGCCCGGAGCTATGTGGATATTGTGGGTTTGCGAGGCTTTGAAAAATCCTATCCGAAGGCGTTGTCCGGCGGAATGAAGCAACGGGTAGCACTGGCTCGGGCGCTGGCCAACAATCCGGAAATTCTGCTGCTGGATGAACCCTTTGGGGCTTTGGATATGCAAACTCGTGGCCTGATGCAGGAACTGCTGCTGGATGTATGGCAAAAATATCCCAAAACCATTCTGATGGTTACCCACGATATTGAAGAAGCCGTATTCCTGGCAGACAGGGTGGTGGTGATGACCTCGCGGCCAGGATCGATTAAGGAAATTATTAATGTGGAGCTGCCCAGACCCCGCGATTATCACGTGAAAATATCGGAGCAGTTTATTGAATACAAACGGCAGGCTATGGAATTAATCCACGAAGAAAGCGTGAAGAGTATCCATGCATAA